In Micromonospora sp. NBC_01813, the following are encoded in one genomic region:
- a CDS encoding peptidoglycan D,D-transpeptidase FtsI family protein — MNAPLRRVGVVIIVLFGLLFANLNWVQGYKAESYRTSDYNGRVQVAEYDRQRGNIEAGGRALATSTETDGELKFLRTYPDNELYAHVIGYKPVNMAATGIERAENEFLAGTSDQLFADRVRDVFTGEETGGGNVLLSINRRAQETAYQQLSENRVGVSRGAAVAIDPRTGAIQALVSIPSYNPNPLGGHDTGAAQEAFNALEGDPDKPLNNRALGEVLPPGSTFKVVVAAAALENGTTVETPISAGPVYRHPDSGTDIRNAVPSICPQDEVTLITALTDSCNTGFAKLGVALGAEAVKDKARDFGFEDDEQVVGRTNGDSGLPVAASRTGDIQNPDGGEDGAALAQSSIGQNNVRMTPLEGAMIAAAVANGGTQMRPYLVQQLLHADRTSSYYTADPRELRESVSSSVAADLQEMMVNVVRNGTGRNARIDGYTVGGKTGTAQAGENDEDHGWFIGFVMSDDGQPISAVCVVLENAGDGGSSEATRISGQIMRAIIAEREGR; from the coding sequence ATGAACGCCCCGCTACGCCGGGTCGGCGTGGTCATCATCGTCCTGTTCGGTCTGCTGTTCGCGAACCTCAACTGGGTCCAGGGATACAAGGCCGAGAGCTACCGCACCAGCGACTACAACGGCCGGGTGCAGGTTGCCGAGTACGACCGCCAGCGCGGCAACATCGAGGCGGGTGGCCGGGCGCTGGCCACCAGCACCGAGACCGACGGCGAGCTGAAGTTCCTGCGTACCTACCCGGACAACGAGCTGTACGCGCACGTGATCGGCTACAAGCCGGTCAACATGGCGGCGACCGGCATCGAACGGGCGGAGAACGAGTTCCTCGCCGGCACCAGCGATCAGCTCTTCGCCGACCGCGTCCGGGACGTCTTCACCGGTGAGGAGACCGGCGGGGGCAACGTGCTGCTCTCCATCAACCGCCGGGCCCAGGAGACCGCCTACCAGCAGCTGTCGGAGAACCGGGTCGGCGTGAGCCGGGGTGCCGCGGTCGCGATCGACCCCCGGACCGGGGCGATCCAGGCGCTGGTCTCCATTCCCAGCTACAACCCCAACCCGCTGGGCGGCCACGACACCGGCGCGGCCCAGGAGGCGTTCAACGCGCTGGAGGGCGACCCGGACAAACCACTGAACAACCGGGCACTCGGTGAGGTGCTGCCGCCCGGATCCACCTTCAAGGTCGTGGTCGCCGCGGCCGCGCTGGAGAACGGCACCACGGTCGAGACGCCGATCTCCGCCGGACCGGTGTACCGGCACCCCGACTCGGGCACCGACATCCGTAACGCGGTGCCGTCGATCTGTCCGCAGGACGAAGTGACGTTGATCACCGCGTTGACCGACTCCTGCAACACTGGGTTCGCGAAGCTCGGCGTGGCGCTCGGTGCCGAAGCGGTCAAGGACAAGGCCCGCGACTTCGGCTTCGAGGACGACGAACAGGTCGTCGGGCGGACCAACGGCGACAGTGGGCTGCCGGTGGCGGCCAGCCGCACCGGTGACATCCAGAACCCGGACGGTGGCGAGGACGGCGCGGCGCTGGCCCAGTCGTCGATCGGCCAGAACAACGTCCGGATGACTCCGCTGGAAGGCGCGATGATCGCGGCGGCGGTGGCCAACGGCGGCACCCAGATGCGCCCGTACCTGGTGCAGCAGTTGCTGCACGCGGACCGCACCAGCAGCTACTACACCGCCGACCCGCGCGAACTACGTGAGTCGGTCAGCTCCTCGGTCGCCGCCGACCTGCAGGAGATGATGGTCAATGTGGTGCGCAACGGCACCGGCCGCAACGCGCGGATCGACGGCTACACCGTCGGTGGCAAGACCGGCACCGCGCAGGCCGGCGAGAACGACGAGGACCACGGGTGGTTCATCGGCTTCGTGATGTCCGACGACGGGCAGCCCATCTCCGCGGTCTGCGTGGTGCTGGAGAACGCCGGCGACGGCGGTAGCTCCGAAGCCACCCGGATCTCCGGTCAGATCATGCGGGCCATCATCGCCGAACGTGAGGGGCGATGA
- a CDS encoding FtsW/RodA/SpoVE family cell cycle protein yields MPRVRSLRTRRNAELGLLALALSVVALYSAAAESAVLGTIRPGFWVPTAVLGAVFFGLHLVIRFFAPYADPALLPAVALLNGIGVGFLRRYDMARVAAAERLDYPIFAGTGGRQLAWTLAAVVLAAGLLILVRDHQIIARYAYTLGLAGIVLVMIPAVLPAQYSEINGAKLWILVGGFSIQPGEFAKLALLSFFAYYLVRKREVLSLASRRVLGIDFPRGRDLGPVLVVWLLSVMVLVFQKDLGTSLLYFGMFVVTLYIATERVSWLIIGLLLFFGGAFLAYYLGELVGGPFANFYQRANIWLDPFQDPYDDGYQLVQGLLGLGTGGLFGAGPGGGQPLKVPEVHNDFIFAGIGEEIGLFGLSALLVIYLLIAERGLRAGLAVRDSFGKLLAGGLAFTLSLQVFVIVGGISGLIPLTGQTTPFLSAGGSSLMANWLLVAMFLRISDAGRRPVAGADARTPGTPAGPPVQLHGAPTEVIRR; encoded by the coding sequence ATGCCGCGGGTCCGTTCCTTACGGACCCGACGTAACGCAGAGCTCGGCCTGCTGGCCCTCGCACTGTCGGTGGTGGCGCTGTATTCGGCCGCCGCCGAATCGGCGGTGCTCGGCACGATCCGACCCGGTTTCTGGGTGCCGACAGCCGTGCTCGGTGCCGTCTTCTTCGGCTTGCACCTGGTCATCCGGTTCTTCGCACCGTACGCCGATCCGGCGCTGCTGCCGGCGGTCGCCCTGCTCAACGGCATCGGCGTCGGCTTTCTCCGTCGGTACGACATGGCCAGAGTGGCCGCCGCCGAGCGTCTCGACTATCCGATCTTCGCCGGGACCGGTGGCCGGCAACTCGCCTGGACCCTCGCCGCGGTGGTGCTCGCCGCCGGTCTGCTCATCCTGGTGCGCGACCACCAGATCATCGCCCGGTACGCGTACACCCTCGGGCTGGCCGGCATCGTGCTGGTGATGATCCCGGCGGTGCTGCCGGCCCAGTACTCCGAGATCAACGGCGCCAAGCTCTGGATCCTGGTCGGTGGGTTCTCGATCCAGCCGGGCGAGTTCGCGAAGCTGGCCCTGCTGTCGTTCTTCGCCTACTACCTGGTCCGCAAGCGTGAGGTCCTGTCGCTGGCCAGCCGTCGGGTGCTCGGCATCGACTTTCCGCGCGGCCGGGACCTCGGCCCGGTGCTGGTGGTCTGGCTGCTCAGCGTCATGGTTCTGGTGTTCCAGAAGGACCTCGGCACCTCGCTGCTGTACTTCGGCATGTTCGTGGTGACGCTCTACATCGCCACCGAGCGGGTGAGCTGGCTGATCATCGGTCTGCTGCTCTTCTTCGGCGGCGCGTTCCTGGCCTACTACCTCGGTGAGCTTGTCGGTGGCCCGTTCGCCAACTTCTACCAGCGGGCGAACATCTGGCTCGACCCCTTCCAGGACCCCTACGACGACGGCTACCAGTTGGTGCAAGGGCTGCTCGGGCTCGGCACCGGAGGACTGTTCGGCGCCGGGCCAGGGGGCGGCCAGCCGCTCAAGGTGCCCGAGGTGCACAACGACTTCATCTTCGCCGGCATCGGCGAGGAGATCGGGCTCTTCGGCCTGTCCGCGCTGCTGGTCATCTATCTGTTGATCGCCGAGCGTGGGTTGCGCGCCGGCCTGGCGGTCCGGGACTCGTTCGGCAAACTGCTCGCCGGTGGTCTGGCGTTCACCCTGTCCCTGCAGGTCTTCGTGATCGTCGGCGGCATCAGCGGGCTCATCCCGCTCACTGGTCAGACCACGCCGTTCCTGTCCGCCGGTGGCTCCTCGTTGATGGCGAACTGGCTGCTGGTCGCGATGTTCCTGCGGATCTCCGACGCGGGCCGCCGGCCGGTCGCCGGTGCCGACGCACGCACCCCGGGTACGCCGGCCGGCCCGCCCGTGCAACTGCACGGCGCCCCAACGGAGGTGATCCGCCGATGA
- a CDS encoding PP2C family protein-serine/threonine phosphatase, translating to MTLTLRYAAHSDRGLIRDGNQDSVFAGPRLLAVADGMGGMAAGDVASNIVIGALAPLDEDVPGDALVDALRSAVSVANQHLRDTVDANPQLEGMGTTLTATLFSGSKIGMVHIGDSRAYLLRNGEFAQITKDDTYVQMLVDEGRISAEEASSHPQRSLLTRALDGRDIDPEYSVRQVVAGDRYLICSDGLSGVVSAETIADTLREYVDPQQCVERLVQLALRGGGPDNITVVIADATDQSIHEQAPIVGGAAARDRGMATAADDSTPAARASALSAPRAAAPEPADSPAVGLDDDPERPRRRPLRAAIVLVVLFAILGGGLWAGWNYTQRQYYVGATGDGQLAIFQGMPGEIAGVSLSTVHERSDTALVDLTSVAQDRVKRGIHAGSEADAQRHLLELVRDEPDNPNLKPLCPPAPDPTPSPTPSPTPTPTPSPAVDPTGTPDPTDPDVVNSPTPGTPTPSDPLASPDAPPVEPTNPVEPVPPVTNPAGCRPVG from the coding sequence ATGACTCTGACCCTGCGCTATGCCGCCCACAGTGACCGTGGACTGATCCGCGACGGAAACCAGGACTCCGTCTTCGCCGGGCCACGGCTACTCGCCGTGGCCGACGGCATGGGCGGGATGGCCGCCGGTGACGTCGCCAGCAACATCGTCATCGGGGCCCTCGCCCCACTGGACGAGGATGTCCCCGGGGATGCCCTGGTCGACGCGTTACGGTCCGCCGTCAGCGTGGCGAACCAGCATCTACGGGACACCGTCGACGCCAATCCCCAGCTGGAGGGGATGGGCACCACGCTGACCGCGACGCTCTTCTCGGGCAGCAAGATCGGCATGGTGCACATCGGCGACTCCCGGGCGTACCTGCTGCGCAACGGCGAGTTCGCACAGATCACCAAGGACGACACCTACGTCCAGATGCTGGTCGACGAGGGCCGGATCAGCGCGGAGGAGGCGAGCAGCCATCCGCAGCGTTCGCTGCTGACCCGGGCGTTGGACGGCCGCGACATCGACCCCGAGTACTCGGTCCGGCAGGTCGTAGCCGGTGACCGCTACCTGATCTGCAGCGACGGGCTCTCCGGCGTGGTCAGCGCCGAGACCATCGCCGACACCCTGCGTGAGTACGTCGATCCGCAGCAGTGCGTCGAGCGCCTCGTGCAGTTGGCGCTGCGCGGCGGCGGCCCGGACAACATCACCGTCGTCATCGCCGACGCGACCGACCAGAGCATCCACGAGCAGGCCCCGATCGTCGGTGGTGCCGCTGCCCGTGACCGGGGCATGGCCACCGCGGCCGACGACTCCACCCCGGCTGCCAGGGCCTCCGCCCTGTCCGCACCGAGGGCCGCCGCCCCTGAGCCGGCCGATTCACCGGCCGTCGGGCTGGACGACGACCCGGAGCGGCCCCGACGGCGGCCACTGCGCGCGGCGATCGTCCTGGTCGTGCTCTTCGCGATTCTCGGCGGCGGGCTCTGGGCCGGCTGGAACTACACCCAACGGCAGTACTACGTCGGTGCCACCGGTGACGGACAGTTGGCCATCTTCCAGGGAATGCCCGGGGAAATCGCCGGCGTCAGCCTCTCCACGGTGCACGAACGCAGCGACACCGCCCTGGTGGACCTGACCTCTGTCGCCCAGGATCGGGTGAAGCGCGGGATCCACGCGGGCAGCGAGGCCGACGCACAGCGGCACCTGCTGGAGTTGGTCCGCGACGAGCCGGACAACCCCAACCTGAAGCCGCTCTGCCCGCCGGCACCGGACCCGACGCCCAGCCCGACGCCGAGTCCCACCCCGACTCCGACGCCCAGTCCGGCGGTCGACCCCACCGGTACGCCGGACCCCACCGACCCCGACGTCGTCAACTCGCCCACGCCGGGCACCCCCACGCCCAGCGACCCGCTGGCCAGCCCGGACGCTCCGCCAGTGGAGCCGACCAACCCGGTCGAGCCGGTTCCCCCGGTGACCAACCCGGCCGGTTGCCGGCCGGTCGGCTGA
- a CDS encoding FHA domain-containing protein FhaB/FipA, whose amino-acid sequence MPEFVVVVARIGFIVLLWIFVFTVVGVIRRDLFAGARSSRLVAAPRGVGSTAAPARPAKVKRGRAAHQLVVTAGQLAGTRITLGESPITIGRAEDSTLVITDDYASARHARLMPRDGQWFIEDTGSTNGTYLDRAKVTGPTPVPLAVPIRIGRTSLELRP is encoded by the coding sequence TTGCCCGAATTCGTCGTTGTCGTTGCCCGGATCGGCTTCATCGTCCTGCTGTGGATCTTCGTGTTCACGGTCGTCGGTGTGATCCGCCGGGATCTCTTCGCCGGCGCCCGCTCCAGCCGCCTGGTGGCGGCTCCGCGAGGTGTGGGCTCTACGGCGGCGCCGGCCCGGCCAGCCAAGGTCAAACGGGGGCGGGCTGCACACCAGCTCGTAGTGACCGCGGGGCAACTGGCCGGTACCCGAATAACTCTGGGTGAAAGCCCGATCACTATTGGTCGGGCAGAAGACTCCACCCTGGTGATCACAGACGATTACGCATCAGCCCGGCACGCCCGGCTGATGCCCCGGGACGGCCAGTGGTTCATCGAAGACACGGGTTCCACTAACGGGACCTACCTGGACCGCGCTAAGGTCACCGGACCCACCCCCGTACCCCTCGCCGTGCCGATCCGTATCGGCCGCACATCTCTTGAGTTACGGCCATGA
- a CDS encoding DUF3662 and FHA domain-containing protein — protein MSSEPEEEPVSVLQRFEKRLEGLVEGAFAKVFKGVVHPVEILNAMQREAEAHKAILAGGRTLVPNRYVIDLSPYDHSRLAPYAAALAQELAQSQAEFIGEQAWTVYGDVIVEIERGDGLDTGMFRVTAEVFTGGDVAPVQQPGYDMPGGGGHGGYSPYEQQQPPGYGQPPQAPPGGGGRNIRLVSGDGRTYPLQMGSTVIGRGDQANLRLPDVGISRRHARLDFDGSQVVLTDLGSTNGTMVNGQRVSAVALNPGDMIQLGTTTLTFRVDG, from the coding sequence ATGTCCTCGGAACCCGAGGAGGAGCCGGTGAGCGTGCTGCAACGCTTTGAGAAGCGTCTGGAAGGCCTAGTCGAAGGGGCCTTCGCCAAGGTGTTCAAGGGTGTCGTGCACCCGGTGGAGATCCTTAACGCGATGCAGCGGGAGGCCGAGGCCCACAAGGCGATCCTGGCCGGTGGGCGCACCCTCGTGCCCAACCGCTACGTGATCGATCTCTCGCCGTACGACCACAGTCGGTTGGCGCCGTACGCGGCGGCACTGGCGCAGGAGCTGGCCCAGTCGCAGGCCGAGTTCATCGGTGAGCAGGCCTGGACGGTCTACGGCGACGTGATCGTCGAGATCGAGCGGGGCGACGGCCTGGACACCGGGATGTTCCGGGTCACGGCCGAGGTGTTCACCGGTGGCGACGTCGCCCCGGTGCAGCAGCCGGGCTACGACATGCCCGGCGGCGGCGGTCACGGCGGATACTCGCCGTACGAGCAGCAGCAACCTCCCGGGTACGGTCAGCCGCCGCAGGCGCCCCCCGGCGGTGGCGGGCGCAACATCCGGCTGGTCTCCGGCGACGGCCGGACCTACCCGCTGCAGATGGGCTCGACCGTGATCGGCCGGGGTGACCAGGCCAATCTGCGGCTGCCTGACGTGGGGATCTCCCGCCGACACGCCCGGCTGGACTTCGACGGTTCGCAGGTCGTGCTGACCGACCTCGGGTCGACCAACGGGACCATGGTCAACGGGCAGCGGGTCTCTGCAGTCGCGCTCAACCCTGGTGACATGATCCAGCTCGGAACGACCACACTCACGTTCCGAGTGGATGGATAA
- a CDS encoding NAD-dependent epimerase/dehydratase family protein, with the protein MSVALVTGSGGLIGSEAVRHFAGLGLDVVGIDNDMRREFFGAEASTAWNVALLQRDLGAAYAHQAVDIRDRDALAGLFRRYGRDIAVVIHTAAQPSHDWAVRDPFTDFDVNAGGTLNVLQNVREHCPEAPVIHCSTNKVYGDRPNSLPLVEQETRWEITPDHPYAGGITEDMSIDACLHSVFGASKVAADIMVQEYGRYFGIRTACFRGGTLTGPAHSATELHGFLGYLMRCNMERRTYKIFGYGGKMVRDAIHSHDVVSAFEAFFRDPRPAAVYNLGGGRHSNCSHLEAFALAEQITGEAMITEYQEANRVGDHQWWIGSNAAFQRDYPGWKQVYDVPMILQEIYQANVDKWMPQK; encoded by the coding sequence GTGAGCGTCGCGTTGGTTACCGGTTCCGGTGGTCTGATCGGATCGGAGGCGGTCCGGCACTTCGCCGGCCTCGGCCTGGACGTGGTGGGCATCGACAACGACATGCGCCGCGAGTTCTTCGGCGCCGAGGCGTCCACCGCCTGGAATGTGGCCCTACTGCAACGTGACCTTGGTGCCGCGTACGCCCATCAGGCGGTGGACATCCGCGACCGCGACGCCCTGGCGGGCCTGTTCCGCCGATACGGCCGGGACATCGCCGTGGTCATCCACACCGCCGCCCAGCCGTCGCACGACTGGGCGGTCCGCGACCCGTTCACCGACTTCGACGTCAACGCCGGCGGCACCCTCAACGTGCTGCAGAACGTCCGGGAACACTGCCCCGAGGCGCCGGTGATCCACTGCTCGACCAACAAGGTGTACGGCGACCGACCGAACAGCCTGCCGCTGGTCGAGCAGGAGACCCGGTGGGAGATCACCCCGGACCACCCGTACGCCGGTGGGATCACCGAGGACATGTCGATCGACGCCTGCCTGCACTCGGTCTTCGGCGCGTCGAAGGTCGCCGCCGACATCATGGTGCAGGAGTACGGCCGCTACTTCGGCATCCGTACCGCCTGTTTCCGGGGCGGCACGCTGACCGGGCCGGCGCACTCGGCGACCGAGCTGCACGGCTTCCTCGGCTACCTGATGCGCTGCAACATGGAGCGGCGGACCTACAAGATCTTCGGGTACGGCGGCAAAATGGTCCGCGACGCGATCCACAGCCACGACGTGGTCTCCGCCTTCGAGGCGTTCTTCCGCGACCCGCGCCCGGCGGCCGTCTACAACCTCGGCGGCGGCCGGCACTCCAACTGCTCACACCTGGAGGCGTTCGCCCTCGCCGAGCAGATCACCGGTGAAGCGATGATCACCGAGTATCAGGAGGCCAACCGGGTCGGCGACCACCAGTGGTGGATCGGCTCGAACGCCGCCTTCCAGCGCGACTACCCGGGCTGGAAGCAGGTCTACGACGTGCCAATGATCCTGCAGGAGATCTACCAGGCCAACGTCGACAAGTGGATGCCGCAGAAATGA
- a CDS encoding WecB/TagA/CpsF family glycosyltransferase, producing the protein MIDQGKRNVLGVLVDAVDYEAAVGRILDAARERRPLAMTALAVHGVMTGVLDPAHNARLNSFDLVTPDGQPVRWGLNLLHGAGLADRVYGPTLTLRVLQRCADEGLPVYLYGSTEETLARLVPNLEQQFPALKLAGVEPSKFRAVQPGEEVEIAERIRASGARLVLVGLGCPRQEIFAYAMRPLLDMPLMAVGAAFDYHAGLLRKPPSWMQRYGLEWLWRLGLEPKRLWRRYVILNPAYLSRLGAQKLGVWQATPPPAATDRPATFAV; encoded by the coding sequence ATGATCGACCAGGGCAAGCGCAACGTCCTCGGTGTGCTGGTCGACGCCGTCGACTACGAGGCCGCTGTCGGCCGGATCCTCGACGCCGCCCGGGAGCGTCGCCCGCTGGCGATGACCGCGCTCGCCGTACACGGGGTGATGACCGGGGTGCTCGACCCGGCGCACAACGCCCGACTCAACTCGTTCGACCTGGTCACCCCGGACGGCCAACCGGTGCGCTGGGGGCTGAACCTGCTGCACGGCGCAGGTCTTGCCGACCGCGTCTACGGGCCGACGCTGACCCTGCGGGTGCTGCAGCGCTGCGCCGACGAAGGGCTGCCGGTCTACCTGTACGGATCCACCGAGGAGACGCTGGCCCGGCTGGTGCCGAACCTGGAGCAGCAGTTCCCGGCGCTGAAGTTGGCCGGGGTCGAGCCGTCGAAGTTCCGTGCCGTACAACCTGGCGAAGAGGTGGAGATCGCCGAACGGATCCGGGCTTCCGGGGCCCGCCTGGTGCTGGTCGGGCTGGGCTGCCCGCGCCAGGAAATCTTCGCGTACGCAATGCGCCCGCTGCTGGACATGCCGCTGATGGCGGTCGGCGCCGCCTTCGACTACCACGCCGGCCTGCTGCGCAAGCCGCCATCGTGGATGCAGCGGTACGGCCTGGAGTGGCTGTGGCGGCTCGGGCTGGAGCCGAAGCGACTCTGGCGCCGGTACGTGATCCTCAACCCGGCGTACCTGAGCCGGCTGGGCGCGCAAAAACTGGGCGTCTGGCAGGCCACCCCACCGCCGGCAGCCACCGACCGCCCCGCCACCTTCGCCGTCTGA
- a CDS encoding RNA-directed DNA polymerase, with protein sequence MDIFQAKQAALESLGLVRSSAVVVNGRLDRFPPLVVDYVLSDASDELAKLAKAMYTRGWTVGREILAMPRKDFGSRPAVLAEPAARVLYHALVASLDSHLPEPTRTGDNWQDYESFGCEAHTDYVAQIDIASCYEYIEHSQLERELIVRSSDVSASQTLVRLLKSMVGRDCGIPQMHWASDRLADAYLDIMVRQLAREGLDVIRYVDDMRILARSWHEGNDAIDRAAECARKLGLTLNSEKTRVFRSDKLRVARDQKNSVLRRYFNDAKQTTFRVIIRTLRGPYGDVEELDEVVEHLQDVTQAALWKMLHDWHRAYVTHGSESKEAADLVQAVSLGVTGLSAYAERLPDDLLRDLAFAHPTQLEQVCLYIINRAQVDDLDKTFRTLGGMISNVRRGAWASLWLLHTLSQMPVPPDTESGQTIATWLREQLLDRHETVRAQAVWVTAQHGLLDANALSLAYREASQLTQPAIAAAIGRQETVPNRLIRAVRDESILNKKAYEWGVSQIPAS encoded by the coding sequence ATGGATATTTTCCAGGCGAAACAAGCGGCGCTGGAAAGTCTAGGTCTAGTGCGTAGTTCAGCAGTTGTTGTGAATGGGCGGCTAGACCGGTTTCCGCCGTTAGTCGTTGACTACGTTTTGTCAGATGCTTCGGATGAACTCGCCAAACTGGCCAAGGCTATGTACACCCGAGGCTGGACTGTTGGCAGAGAAATATTGGCCATGCCGAGAAAGGATTTCGGATCACGTCCGGCCGTCTTGGCGGAGCCTGCCGCCCGCGTTCTCTATCATGCGCTCGTAGCCTCACTTGATTCGCATCTTCCTGAGCCGACTAGAACCGGCGATAATTGGCAAGACTACGAATCCTTCGGATGCGAAGCACACACCGATTATGTCGCTCAGATTGACATAGCGTCATGCTACGAGTACATCGAGCATAGCCAGCTTGAAAGGGAACTGATAGTTCGGTCGTCAGATGTATCTGCGAGTCAGACTCTTGTTCGCCTGCTCAAGTCGATGGTGGGCCGAGACTGTGGGATACCTCAGATGCATTGGGCAAGCGACCGGCTTGCGGATGCCTATCTCGACATAATGGTAAGACAGCTCGCGCGCGAAGGACTGGATGTTATCCGTTACGTAGACGATATGCGGATACTTGCCAGGTCTTGGCATGAAGGAAACGATGCTATCGATCGCGCCGCCGAATGCGCCCGCAAACTCGGCTTGACGTTAAATAGCGAGAAAACTCGCGTTTTCAGGAGCGACAAGCTCCGGGTAGCACGGGACCAGAAGAATTCGGTCCTGCGGCGCTACTTCAATGATGCGAAGCAAACGACATTTCGAGTCATCATAAGAACACTGCGCGGTCCGTATGGCGACGTGGAGGAGCTGGATGAGGTTGTCGAACACCTCCAAGATGTAACGCAAGCGGCCCTATGGAAGATGCTCCACGACTGGCATCGGGCATATGTCACTCACGGCTCAGAGTCGAAGGAAGCCGCAGATCTTGTGCAAGCGGTTAGCCTTGGTGTCACCGGACTTTCCGCGTACGCGGAGCGTCTGCCGGACGACCTTCTCCGCGACTTGGCATTTGCCCACCCGACTCAACTCGAACAGGTCTGTCTGTACATCATCAATCGCGCACAGGTTGATGATTTGGATAAGACGTTCCGAACTCTGGGTGGCATGATTAGCAACGTTCGACGCGGGGCCTGGGCCTCTCTCTGGCTGCTTCACACTTTAAGCCAAATGCCAGTTCCGCCCGATACTGAGTCTGGGCAGACTATCGCAACCTGGTTGAGAGAGCAGTTGCTAGACCGCCACGAGACGGTGCGCGCACAAGCCGTTTGGGTTACTGCCCAACACGGTCTCCTTGACGCAAATGCTCTATCCCTCGCCTACCGGGAAGCCTCCCAACTGACCCAGCCGGCTATTGCTGCGGCGATTGGACGACAGGAGACTGTCCCTAACAGATTGATCCGAGCAGTACGTGATGAGAGCATCCTAAACAAAAAGGCGTACGAATGGGGAGTCAGTCAAATCCCGGCCTCGTGA
- a CDS encoding winged helix-turn-helix domain-containing protein translates to MPSRPADYLRVVDDITEQIRSGELSPGDKLPTYAQLSDTYKVSVSTAQAALRLLRDRGLVEGHQGKGTYVAEQATAM, encoded by the coding sequence ATGCCCAGTCGACCTGCCGACTACCTACGTGTCGTCGATGACATCACCGAGCAGATCCGGTCCGGTGAGCTGTCGCCTGGCGACAAGCTGCCGACCTACGCCCAGCTATCCGACACGTACAAGGTCAGCGTCTCCACAGCCCAAGCCGCCCTGCGGCTGCTGCGTGACCGCGGCCTGGTCGAAGGTCACCAGGGCAAGGGCACGTACGTCGCCGAGCAGGCCACGGCGATGTAA
- a CDS encoding DivIVA domain-containing protein, with the protein MRRLFDLFRRPPLRRSRRHRRLLAEIAEHTRNAAQAAAVQPQPVRRAPNAVAHYYGRPVRPSISPGMVRDRQFGDRVRRGCDPTEVRTFLYLVADELTALRAELRSTQDENLRVKQALRDWQSEQFQAGMTV; encoded by the coding sequence GTGCGCAGACTGTTTGACCTGTTCCGTCGCCCGCCGCTGCGGCGTAGCCGCCGCCACCGCCGGCTGCTCGCCGAAATCGCCGAACACACCCGCAACGCCGCACAAGCGGCTGCCGTCCAGCCACAGCCGGTGCGGCGTGCCCCGAACGCCGTCGCCCACTACTACGGGCGGCCGGTGCGGCCGTCGATCAGCCCCGGCATGGTCCGCGACCGTCAGTTCGGCGACCGTGTCCGGCGCGGTTGCGACCCCACCGAGGTACGCACGTTTCTGTACCTGGTCGCCGACGAGTTGACCGCGCTGCGTGCCGAGTTGCGCTCCACCCAGGACGAGAATCTGCGGGTCAAGCAGGCGTTGCGGGACTGGCAGTCGGAGCAGTTCCAGGCAGGGATGACGGTGTGA
- a CDS encoding 3-ketoacyl-ACP reductase, producing MSAPARVAIVTGGSRGIGRGIVLALAAAGHDVVVNYARNADAARQVGEEVESLGRRALLVGADVSIAEDRQSLVDRTVSAFGRIDLLVNNAGVAPDVRADLLDASEQSFDRLIDINLKGPYFLTQLVSRAMIDMVAAGTVTAPKIVIVSSISAYTASVNRGDYCVAKAGLAMTAQLYAARLAEHGINVYEIRPGIVATDMTGPVQAKYDDLIFNQGLTPIRRWGRPEDVGRAVVAVATDLLPFSTGQVLDVDGGFHLRTL from the coding sequence ATGAGCGCCCCGGCGCGGGTGGCCATCGTCACCGGCGGATCCCGAGGCATCGGCCGAGGCATCGTGCTGGCCCTCGCCGCCGCCGGACACGACGTCGTCGTCAACTATGCCCGCAACGCCGACGCCGCCCGGCAGGTCGGCGAGGAGGTCGAGTCGCTCGGCCGGCGGGCGCTGCTGGTCGGTGCGGACGTCTCGATCGCCGAGGATCGGCAAAGCTTGGTGGACCGGACCGTCTCGGCGTTCGGCCGGATCGATCTGCTGGTCAACAACGCCGGGGTGGCCCCGGACGTACGGGCCGATCTGCTCGATGCCAGCGAGCAGTCCTTCGATCGGCTGATCGACATCAATCTGAAGGGACCATATTTTCTGACTCAACTGGTCAGCCGGGCGATGATCGACATGGTCGCGGCCGGCACGGTCACCGCGCCGAAGATCGTCATCGTCTCGTCGATCAGCGCGTACACCGCGAGTGTCAACCGGGGTGACTACTGCGTGGCCAAGGCCGGCCTCGCGATGACCGCCCAGCTGTACGCCGCCCGACTGGCCGAACACGGAATCAACGTGTACGAGATCCGGCCCGGCATCGTCGCGACCGACATGACCGGGCCGGTTCAGGCCAAGTACGACGACCTGATCTTCAATCAGGGACTCACCCCGATCCGTCGCTGGGGCCGACCCGAGGACGTCGGTCGGGCCGTGGTGGCGGTCGCGACCGACCTGCTGCCGTTCAGCACCGGCCAGGTGCTCGATGTGGACGGCGGGTTCCACCTGCGGACCCTGTGA